The Cloeon dipterum chromosome X, ieCloDipt1.1, whole genome shotgun sequence genome includes a window with the following:
- the LOC135945406 gene encoding transient receptor potential channel pyrexia-like isoform X1 has product MSFSLPFDKLCGFCLSDGKQVSCLYVVQIKTTVRKMSGKKNDRSDFQNRPVGTIIELGNLTAEIVNPNVIVNLVDPERDEQHQKVNFTFPIPVIPFIIYFLGFAFHCFQPAPLLDAVQSGDLERLKKELSTHKDQINETFGSLRVTLLHLAAYDQPHLVPTLISNGANVTILDVVGRSSFHLACTAASNPGCIKALIIAGADVNQKILLPFQMWSPSPSSSSSRKASPVVEMKKKMGSNNGLGFEKKLLFQKKPTISQEIFKLPNIGVGSHLPIPESLGRTGLHQTVKANSPDCVEVLLKAGALVDAKDQKGLTPLLLAGAGVTPDDAERLIKYEQVVKMLVAAGADVNILNPYTGTSALHHAAARCSLSATRLLMEHGAVVEKLSASGATALHEAAHSGALQVLEYILDTTEGLNLVNKSDHVGLTPLHKAAFSGSRGCLELLLKKGGHLGVQTHSGTSVLDAVFMHVARPYHFLASIFDRCVETNSISVLDTAFKVHLDFSILSPRGCDRQTSILREIFTSPNGPGQSVLLRHPLLETFLWLKWQKLRIFFFFLLFIYGSFVASLSAYIVAESESHEANATDVSINTSNVAKHFLAVTSIMLLIHVVLQFTLRPIFYIKDIETWNFAFLGTSSLVVVYVLHRDPDTCIDKPVSDYFQVQLISIIVLLAWTELLLMIGRFPTWGNYALMFYTVLRNVLKVMLTFVFIVIGFTLSFYVQFHDEEIFSDPAKAFVKTIVMMAGEFEYKELFEEKEPTDGRKHAPNLSGRIIFLLFVLLTTIVMMNLMVGLAVSDIQAVQAEGHFRRLLKQAQFVDHLETIISHSIFKKGLPKCIMSFLTQRRRVVTELTLQPSAVDRKTRYPKNLPRRLIEACVELAVRQRAISQLKTDEEMMSGDRTSRYSWLDSRPGGSQTDLFGVQQQAAMEDMMLRLFEELQDVKNMIQVSSSKPLSWSARGRTLSIKESRRLNQHLNVNGNERTSKLEDVVCEVQGAHCVLQRLKED; this is encoded by the exons ATGAGCTTCTCTTTGCCGTTTGACAAACTCTGCGGTTTTTGTCTATCTGACGGGAAGCAGGTTTCCTGTCTGTATGTAGTTCAAATCAAGACGACAGTCAGAAAAATgagtggaaagaaaaatgaccggtctgattttcaaaatcgacCTGTTGGAACGATTATCGAGCTTGGCAATTTGACCGCGGAGATTGTAAATCCAAACGTGATTGTTAATTTAGTTGATCCGGAAAGAGATGAACAACATCAAAAggtaaatttcacatttccaATTCCTGTAATtccttttataatttatttccttggcTTTGCGTTTCATTGCTTTCAGCCCGCGCCCTTGCTTGATGCTGTGCAATCCGGGGATTTGGAGAGGCTCAAGAAAGAGCTTTCAACGCACAAAgatcaaattaatgaaacattTGGATCGTTGCGAGTAACGCTTCTGCACTTGGCTGCTTACGACCAGCCACATCTCGTTCCAACGCTGATTTCAAATGGGGCAAATGTCACGATATTGGACGTTGTcg GTAGATCATCATTTCATTTGGCCTGCACTGCTGCGAGTAACCCTGGTTGCATCAAGGCTCTCATCATTGCTGGAGCTGATGTCAATCAAAAG ATTCTGCTGCCTTTTCAAATGTGGTCTCCTTCGCCATCCTCCTCGTCTTCTCGGAAAGCCAGTCCTGTTgtagaaatgaaaaagaagatGGGCAGTAATAATGGATTAGGTTTCgaaaagaaattattgttCCAGAAGAAACCCACCATATCTCAAGAGATTTTCAAGTTACCAAATATCGGAGTTGGAAGTCat ttgccCATTCCTGAGAGTCTCGGACGAACAGGCCTGCACCAGACGGTGAAAGCGAACAGTCCTGACTGCGTCGAGGTCCTCCTTAAAGCAGGAGCCCTCGTCGACGCCAAAGACCAAAAGGGTCTCACTCCTCTTCTGCTCGCTGGAGCTGGCGTGACTCCAGATGACGCCGAGAGACTCATCAA ATACGAGCAAGTGGTGAAAATGCTGGTTGCTGCTGGCGCCGACGTGAACATCCTGAACCCGTACACAGGCACGTCAGCCTTGCACCACGCTGCTGCAAGGTGTTCCCTGAGCGCCACTCGCCTGCTCATGGAGCATGGCGCCGTAGTCGAAAAACTCAGCGCCTCGGGAGCCACTGCCCTGCACGAGGCTGCACATTCTGGAGCCTTACAA gtGCTTGAGTACATTCTCGACACCACGGAGGGACTGAATTTGGTGAACAAGAGCGACCATGTCGGCCTGACCCCGTTGCACAAGGCGGCATTCAGCGGGAGCAGAGGCTGCTTGGAGCTGCTTCTGAAGAAAGGCGGCCACCTCGGCGTCCAGACCCACAGCGGCACCTCTGTGCTGGACGCTGTTTTCATGCACGTCGCGCGGCCCTACCACTTCCTCGCCTCGATTTTCGACAGATGCGTCGAAACCAACAGCATTTCCGTCCTTGATACGGCGTTCAAa GTTCATCTGGACTTCAGTATCCTTTCTCCACGTGGCTGCGACAGGCAAACGTCGATATTGAGGGAGATATTTACCTCACCAAATGGGCCGGGACAATCGGTTCTGCTTCGACATCCGTTGCTGGAGACGTTTCTCTGGCTCAAGTGGCAAAAGCTACGTATCTTCTTTTTTTTCCTGCTCTTCATTTACGGGAGTTTCGTCGCTTCCCTCAGCGCATACATAGTTGCAGAAAGCGAGTCGCACGAGGCCAATGCAACGGATGTCTCAATAAACACGAGTAATGTGGCCAAACACTTTCTGGCCGTAACCTCCATCATGTTGTTGATCCACGTGGTCTTACAATTCACTTTGAGGCCGATATTCTACATAAAAGATATAGAAACCTGGAATTTTGCCTTCTTGGGCACTTCATCTTTAGTTGT GGTGTATGTTCTTCATCGTGACCCTGATACTTGTATTGATAAACCTGTGTCTGACTACTTCCAAGTGCAGTTGATATCAATTATCGTGCTGCTCGCGTGGACGGAGCTTCTGCTGATGATCGGCCGATTTCCAACGTGGGGCAACTACGCTCTCATGTTCTACACGGTGCTGAGAAATGTGCTGAAAGTGATGCTGACATTTGTGTTCATCGTGATCGGCTTCACGCTCAGTTTCTACGTCCAGTTTCACGACGAGGAGATTTTCAGCGACCCTGCCAAAGCTTTCGTCAAGACGATCGTCATGATGGCTGGAGAATTCGAGTACAAG GAATTGTTTGAAGAAAAGGAACCAACTGATGGGAGGAAGCACGCGCCAAATCTGTCaggaagaataatttttcttctattcGTCCTGCTGACGACAATTGTCATGATGAACCTGATGGTCGGTCTGGCCGTCAGCGACATCCAGGCAGTGCAGGCGGAAGGCCACTTCAGGCGGCTTTTGAAGCAGGCCCAATTCGTCGACCATCTGGAAACGATCATTTCGCAttcgattttcaaaaaaggcCTGCCCAAATGCATCATGTCGTTTTTGACGCAGCGAAGACGCGTCGTCACTGAGCTCACCCTCCAACCCAGCGCCGTAGATAGAAAGACCag ataTCCAAAAAATCTTCCTCGAAGACTGATTGAGGCTTGCGTCGAGCTAGCTGTGCGCCAGAGAGCGATTTCCCAATTAAAAACGGACGAGGAAATGATGTCTGGGGACAGGACGAGCAGATACTCGTGGCTGGACAGTCGGCCAGGCGGCTCACAAACCGACCTCTTCGGCGTGCAGCAGCAAGCGGCGATGGAGGACATGATGCTCAGACTGTTTGAGGAGCTGCAGGATGTCAAGAACATGATCCAAGTGTCCTCTTCCAAGCCTCTGTCCTGGTCAGCAAGAGGCAGAACGCTGTCGATCAAAGAGTCTCGCAGGCTAAACCAGCACCTCAATGTCAATGGAAATGAGCGCACCTCGAAATTGGAAGACGTTGTTTGCGAGGTTCAAGGCGCCCATTGCGTGTTGCAACGCTTGAAAGAGGATTGA
- the LOC135946068 gene encoding uncharacterized protein LOC135946068 encodes MAVMPQQSEVPTYGPHHGYAAPQGQARGLPRLNVTLPPQQANRDELNTPVIESENIFNQEDMVATPFDEYSAGLCFNTSEGINSQDLIDSLSRFQPVSLPRQDPLLSSSVTSSQNSQPDQMSLNLRLTITNNSQVDTTTPLDCVQTPEIFDSLDNKSMEGFNLLDYVMADEPEPMEEDPLAVRLPDPRVARHAQSFQAPKPEHRPSPQSSPGMLVINAPSPDSTSPASVQCLDSSPGSNLNGSSDYGSDLSYKHSGNRGRARAGPSKRTLMEDEGSSIPSSANELKVLENRSRNNAASRKSRMNKRSKDDENAHLLALLEAKHRDLTAKATSLENIRNGLRARALAKFKGK; translated from the exons ATGGCCGTCATGCCGCAGCAGTCAGAGGTGCCGACCTACGGTCCCCACCACGGCTACGCCGCCCCCCAGGGGCAGGCCAGGGGCCTGCCAAGACTCAACGTGACTTTGCCCCCTCAGCAGGCTAACCGTGATGAACTCAACACCCCCGTAATTG AAAGCGAAAACATTTTCAACCAAGAAGACATGGTGGCCACCCCTTTTGACGAATACAGCGCGGGCCTGTGCTTTAACACCTCAGAAGGCATCAACAGCCAGGATTTGATCGATAGTTTGAGCAGGTTTCAGCCTGTGTCTTTGCCACGTCAGGATCCGCTGTTGTCCTCTTCCGTGACCAGCAGCCAGAACTCGCAGCCGGACCAGATGTCCCTTAACCTTCGTCTGACAATCACTAACAACTCTCAGGTGGACACCACTACGCCGCTGGACTGCGTGCAGACTCCCGAAATTTTTGATTCGTTGGACAACAAGTCCATGGAGGGTTTCAATTTGTTGGACTACGTCATGGCTGAT gagCCGGAACCGATGGAAGAAGACCCGCTGGCGGTGAGACTGCCGGATCCGAGAGTTGCTCGGCACGCGCAGTCCTTCCAAGCCCCCAAGCCGGAGCATCGTCCTTCCCCGCAAAGCTCTCCAGGGATGTTGGTGATAAACGCTCCCAGCCCGGATTCGACCTCTCCTGCCTCGGTGCAGTGTCTGGACAGCTCCCCCGGTTCCAACCTGAATGGCTCCTCCGATTACGGGTCCGACCTGAGCTACAAGCATTCCGGCAACCGTGGTCGTGCTCGAGCAGGTCCGAGCAAGAGGACCTTGATGGAGGACGAAGGCTCGTCCATTCCGTCCTCGGCCAACGAGCTCAAGGTGCTGGAGAACAGGAGTCGCAACAACGCTGCCTCTCGCAAGTCTAGGATGAACAAGCGGTCCAAGGACGACGAGAACGCTCATCTTCTCGCCCTGTTGGAGGCAAAGCACCGAGACCTGACGGCCAAAGCCACCAGCCTCGAGAACATTCGCAACGGACTGCGCGCGCGCGCCCTTGCTAAGTTTAAgggaaaatga
- the LOC135945406 gene encoding transient receptor potential channel pyrexia-like isoform X2 — protein sequence MSFSLPFDKLCGFCLSDGKQVSCLYVVQIKTTVRKMSGKKNDRSDFQNRPVGTIIELGNLTAEIVNPNVIVNLVDPERDEQHQKPAPLLDAVQSGDLERLKKELSTHKDQINETFGSLRVTLLHLAAYDQPHLVPTLISNGANVTILDVVGRSSFHLACTAASNPGCIKALIIAGADVNQKILLPFQMWSPSPSSSSSRKASPVVEMKKKMGSNNGLGFEKKLLFQKKPTISQEIFKLPNIGVGSHLPIPESLGRTGLHQTVKANSPDCVEVLLKAGALVDAKDQKGLTPLLLAGAGVTPDDAERLIKYEQVVKMLVAAGADVNILNPYTGTSALHHAAARCSLSATRLLMEHGAVVEKLSASGATALHEAAHSGALQVLEYILDTTEGLNLVNKSDHVGLTPLHKAAFSGSRGCLELLLKKGGHLGVQTHSGTSVLDAVFMHVARPYHFLASIFDRCVETNSISVLDTAFKVHLDFSILSPRGCDRQTSILREIFTSPNGPGQSVLLRHPLLETFLWLKWQKLRIFFFFLLFIYGSFVASLSAYIVAESESHEANATDVSINTSNVAKHFLAVTSIMLLIHVVLQFTLRPIFYIKDIETWNFAFLGTSSLVVVYVLHRDPDTCIDKPVSDYFQVQLISIIVLLAWTELLLMIGRFPTWGNYALMFYTVLRNVLKVMLTFVFIVIGFTLSFYVQFHDEEIFSDPAKAFVKTIVMMAGEFEYKELFEEKEPTDGRKHAPNLSGRIIFLLFVLLTTIVMMNLMVGLAVSDIQAVQAEGHFRRLLKQAQFVDHLETIISHSIFKKGLPKCIMSFLTQRRRVVTELTLQPSAVDRKTRYPKNLPRRLIEACVELAVRQRAISQLKTDEEMMSGDRTSRYSWLDSRPGGSQTDLFGVQQQAAMEDMMLRLFEELQDVKNMIQVSSSKPLSWSARGRTLSIKESRRLNQHLNVNGNERTSKLEDVVCEVQGAHCVLQRLKED from the exons ATGAGCTTCTCTTTGCCGTTTGACAAACTCTGCGGTTTTTGTCTATCTGACGGGAAGCAGGTTTCCTGTCTGTATGTAGTTCAAATCAAGACGACAGTCAGAAAAATgagtggaaagaaaaatgaccggtctgattttcaaaatcgacCTGTTGGAACGATTATCGAGCTTGGCAATTTGACCGCGGAGATTGTAAATCCAAACGTGATTGTTAATTTAGTTGATCCGGAAAGAGATGAACAACATCAAAAg CCCGCGCCCTTGCTTGATGCTGTGCAATCCGGGGATTTGGAGAGGCTCAAGAAAGAGCTTTCAACGCACAAAgatcaaattaatgaaacattTGGATCGTTGCGAGTAACGCTTCTGCACTTGGCTGCTTACGACCAGCCACATCTCGTTCCAACGCTGATTTCAAATGGGGCAAATGTCACGATATTGGACGTTGTcg GTAGATCATCATTTCATTTGGCCTGCACTGCTGCGAGTAACCCTGGTTGCATCAAGGCTCTCATCATTGCTGGAGCTGATGTCAATCAAAAG ATTCTGCTGCCTTTTCAAATGTGGTCTCCTTCGCCATCCTCCTCGTCTTCTCGGAAAGCCAGTCCTGTTgtagaaatgaaaaagaagatGGGCAGTAATAATGGATTAGGTTTCgaaaagaaattattgttCCAGAAGAAACCCACCATATCTCAAGAGATTTTCAAGTTACCAAATATCGGAGTTGGAAGTCat ttgccCATTCCTGAGAGTCTCGGACGAACAGGCCTGCACCAGACGGTGAAAGCGAACAGTCCTGACTGCGTCGAGGTCCTCCTTAAAGCAGGAGCCCTCGTCGACGCCAAAGACCAAAAGGGTCTCACTCCTCTTCTGCTCGCTGGAGCTGGCGTGACTCCAGATGACGCCGAGAGACTCATCAA ATACGAGCAAGTGGTGAAAATGCTGGTTGCTGCTGGCGCCGACGTGAACATCCTGAACCCGTACACAGGCACGTCAGCCTTGCACCACGCTGCTGCAAGGTGTTCCCTGAGCGCCACTCGCCTGCTCATGGAGCATGGCGCCGTAGTCGAAAAACTCAGCGCCTCGGGAGCCACTGCCCTGCACGAGGCTGCACATTCTGGAGCCTTACAA gtGCTTGAGTACATTCTCGACACCACGGAGGGACTGAATTTGGTGAACAAGAGCGACCATGTCGGCCTGACCCCGTTGCACAAGGCGGCATTCAGCGGGAGCAGAGGCTGCTTGGAGCTGCTTCTGAAGAAAGGCGGCCACCTCGGCGTCCAGACCCACAGCGGCACCTCTGTGCTGGACGCTGTTTTCATGCACGTCGCGCGGCCCTACCACTTCCTCGCCTCGATTTTCGACAGATGCGTCGAAACCAACAGCATTTCCGTCCTTGATACGGCGTTCAAa GTTCATCTGGACTTCAGTATCCTTTCTCCACGTGGCTGCGACAGGCAAACGTCGATATTGAGGGAGATATTTACCTCACCAAATGGGCCGGGACAATCGGTTCTGCTTCGACATCCGTTGCTGGAGACGTTTCTCTGGCTCAAGTGGCAAAAGCTACGTATCTTCTTTTTTTTCCTGCTCTTCATTTACGGGAGTTTCGTCGCTTCCCTCAGCGCATACATAGTTGCAGAAAGCGAGTCGCACGAGGCCAATGCAACGGATGTCTCAATAAACACGAGTAATGTGGCCAAACACTTTCTGGCCGTAACCTCCATCATGTTGTTGATCCACGTGGTCTTACAATTCACTTTGAGGCCGATATTCTACATAAAAGATATAGAAACCTGGAATTTTGCCTTCTTGGGCACTTCATCTTTAGTTGT GGTGTATGTTCTTCATCGTGACCCTGATACTTGTATTGATAAACCTGTGTCTGACTACTTCCAAGTGCAGTTGATATCAATTATCGTGCTGCTCGCGTGGACGGAGCTTCTGCTGATGATCGGCCGATTTCCAACGTGGGGCAACTACGCTCTCATGTTCTACACGGTGCTGAGAAATGTGCTGAAAGTGATGCTGACATTTGTGTTCATCGTGATCGGCTTCACGCTCAGTTTCTACGTCCAGTTTCACGACGAGGAGATTTTCAGCGACCCTGCCAAAGCTTTCGTCAAGACGATCGTCATGATGGCTGGAGAATTCGAGTACAAG GAATTGTTTGAAGAAAAGGAACCAACTGATGGGAGGAAGCACGCGCCAAATCTGTCaggaagaataatttttcttctattcGTCCTGCTGACGACAATTGTCATGATGAACCTGATGGTCGGTCTGGCCGTCAGCGACATCCAGGCAGTGCAGGCGGAAGGCCACTTCAGGCGGCTTTTGAAGCAGGCCCAATTCGTCGACCATCTGGAAACGATCATTTCGCAttcgattttcaaaaaaggcCTGCCCAAATGCATCATGTCGTTTTTGACGCAGCGAAGACGCGTCGTCACTGAGCTCACCCTCCAACCCAGCGCCGTAGATAGAAAGACCag ataTCCAAAAAATCTTCCTCGAAGACTGATTGAGGCTTGCGTCGAGCTAGCTGTGCGCCAGAGAGCGATTTCCCAATTAAAAACGGACGAGGAAATGATGTCTGGGGACAGGACGAGCAGATACTCGTGGCTGGACAGTCGGCCAGGCGGCTCACAAACCGACCTCTTCGGCGTGCAGCAGCAAGCGGCGATGGAGGACATGATGCTCAGACTGTTTGAGGAGCTGCAGGATGTCAAGAACATGATCCAAGTGTCCTCTTCCAAGCCTCTGTCCTGGTCAGCAAGAGGCAGAACGCTGTCGATCAAAGAGTCTCGCAGGCTAAACCAGCACCTCAATGTCAATGGAAATGAGCGCACCTCGAAATTGGAAGACGTTGTTTGCGAGGTTCAAGGCGCCCATTGCGTGTTGCAACGCTTGAAAGAGGATTGA
- the LOC135945407 gene encoding transient receptor potential channel pyrexia-like: MSRKKYDRFDVRTRPVGTIIELGHLTTEIINPNAIVNLVDPERDEQHQKPAPLLDAVQSGDLERLKKELDLHKDQINETFGSLRVTLLHLAAYDQPHLVPTLISNGANVTTLDVVGRSSFHLACTAASDPGCIKALIIAGADVNQKILLPLQMWSTSPSTSSPRKVSPIGEIKKTMGSNNRFGSEKKFSQKKLTLSQEISKLPNTGVGSHLPIPESLGRTGLHQTVKANSPDCVEVLLKAGALVDAKDQKGLTPLLLAGAGVSPDDAERLVKYEQVVKMLVAAGADVNILNTYTGSSALHHAAARCSLSATRLLMEHGAVVEKLSASGATALHEAAHSGALEVLEYILDTTAGMNLVNKSDHVGLTPLHKAAFSGSRGCLELLLKKGGHLGVQTHSGTSVLDAVFMHVARPYHFLASIFDRCVETNSISVLDTAFKVHLDFSVIAPRGCDRQTSILREIFNSPKGSGQSDLLRHPLLETFLWLKWQKLRIFFFFLLFIYGNFIISLSVFVVDENESHEANATDVSLYTRNVAKYSLTVTSIMLLTHVVLQISLRPIFYLKDIETWNFAFLGTSSLVVVYIHIHDLGYENFQVQLISIIVLLAWTELLLMIGRFPTWGNYALMFYTVLRNVLKVMLTFVFIVIGFTFSFYVQFHDGDIFSDPSKTFVKTIVMMAGEFEYKDLFEEKTLTGGRKHAPNLTGRIIFLLFVLLTTIVMMNLMVGLAVSDIQAVQAEGHFRRLLKQAQFVDHLETIISRPIFKKGLPKCILSFLTQRRRVVTELTLQPSAVERKTRYPKNLPPKLIEACVELAVRQRAISQLKTDEEMIPGDRTSRYSWLDSRSGGSQTVLFGVQQQAAVEDMMLRLFEELQDVKNMIQVSSSKPLSWSARGRTLSIKESRRLNQHLNVNGNERTSNLEDVVCEVQGAYCVLQRLKED, from the exons ATGAGCCGAAAGAAATATGACCGCTTTGATGTTCGAACTCGGCCTGTTGGAACGATTATCGAACTAGGCCATTTGACCACGGAGATTATCAATCCAAACGCAATTGTTAATTTAGTTGATCCAGAAAGAGATGAACAACATCAAAAg CCCGCGCCCTTGCTCGATGCTGTGCAATCCGGGGATTTGGAGAGGCTCAAGAAAGAGCTTGACTTGCACAAAgatcaaattaatgaaacattTGGATCGTTGCGAGTAACGCTTCTGCACTTGGCTGCTTACGACCAGCCACATCTCGTTCCAACGCTGATTTCAAATGGGGCAAATGTCACGACATTGGACGTTGTcg GTAGATCATCATTTCATTTGGCCTGCACTGCTGCGAGTGACCCTGGTTGCATCAAGGCTCTCATCATTGCTGGAGCTGATGTCAATCAAAAG ATTCTGCTGCCTTTGCAAATGTGGTCTACTTCGCCATCCACCTCGTCTCCAAGGAAAGTCAGTCCTATTGGAGAAATCAAAAAGACGATGGGCAGCAATAATAGATTCGGTtcagaaaagaaattttcccAAAAGAAACTGACTCTATCTCAAGAGATTTCCAAGTTACCAAACACCGGAGTTGGAAGTCAT ttgcCCATTCCTGAGAGTCTCGGACGAACAGGCCTGCACCAGACTGTGAAAGCGAACAGTCCTGACTGCGTCGAGGTCCTCCTTAAAGCAGGAGCCCTCGTCGACGCCAAAGACCAAAAGGGTCTCACTCCTCTTCTGCTCGCTGGAGCAGGCGTTTCTCCAGATGACGCCGAGAGACTCGTCAA ATACGAGCAAGTGGTGAAAATGCTGGTTGCTGCAGGCGCCGACGTGAACATTCTGAACACGTACACAGGCTCGTCAGCCTTGCACCACGCTGCTGCAAGGTGTTCCCTGAGCGCCACTCGCCTGCTCATGGAGCATGGCGCCGTAGTCGAAAAACTCAGCGCCTCGGGAGCCACTGCGCTGCACGAGGCTGCACATTCTGGAGCCTTAGaa GTGCTTGAATACATTCTCGACACCACGGCGGGAATGAATTTGGTGAACAAGAGCGACCATGTCGGCCTGACCCCGTTGCACAAGGCGGCATTCAGCGGGAGCAGAGGCTGCTTGGAGCTGCTTCTGAAGAAAGGCGGCCACCTCGGCGTCCAGACCCACAGCGGCACCTCTGTGCTGGACGCTGTTTTCATGCACGTCGCGCGGCCCTACCACTTCCTCGCCTCGATTTTCGACAGATGCGTCGAAACCAACAGCATTTCCGTCCTTGATACAGCGTTCAAa GTTCATCTGGACTTCAGTGTCATTGCTCCACGTGGCTGCGACAGGCAAACGTCGATATTGAGGGAGATTTTTAACTCACCAAAGGGGTCGGGACAGTCAGATCTGCTGCGACATCCGTTGCTGGAGACGTTTCTCTGGCTCAAATGGCAAAAGCTGCGcatcttctttttcttcctgCTCTTCATTTACGGGAATTTCATCATTTCCCTCAGCGTGTTCGTAGTGGACGAAAACGAGTCGCACGAGGCCAATGCAACGGATGTCTCATTATACACCAGAAATGTGGCCAAATATTCGCTGACCGTGACCTCCATCATGTTGTTGACTCACGTGGTCTTACAAATCTCTTTGAGGCCGATATTCTACTTAAAAGATATAGAAACCTGGAATTTTGCCTTCTTGGGCACTTCATCTTTAGTTGT GGTTTATATTCATATTCATGATCTTGgatatgaaaatttccaagtgCAGTTGATATCAATTATCGTGCTGCTCGCGTGGACGGAGCTTCTACTGATGATCGGCCGATTTCCAACGTGGGGCAACTACGCTCTCATGTTCTACACGGTGCTGAGAAATGTGCTGAAAGTGATGCTGACTTTTGTGTTCATCGTGATCGGCTTCACGTTCAGTTTCTACGTCCAGTTTCACGACGGGGATATTTTCAGCGACCCTTCCAAAACTTTCGTCAAGACGATCGTCATGATGGCTGGAGAGTTCGAGTACAAG GACTTGTTTGAAGAAAAGACGCTAACTGGCGGAAGGAAGCACGCGCCAAATCTGACAgggagaataatttttcttctattcGTCCTGCTGACGACAATTGTCATGATGAACCTGATGGTCGGTCTGGCCGTCAGCGACATCCAGGCAGTGCAGGCGGAAGGCCACTTCAGGCGGCTCTTGAAGCAGGCCCAATTCGTCGACCATCTGGAAACGATCATTTCGCgtccaattttcaaaaaaggccTGCCCAAATGCATTCTGTCGTTTTTGACGCAGCGAAGACGCGTCGTCACTGAGCTCACCCTCCAACCCAGCGCCGTAGAAAGAAAGACCAG ATATCCAAAAAATCTTCCTCCAAAACTGATTGAGGCTTGCGTCGAGCTAGCTGTGCGCCAGAGAGCGATTTCCCAATTAAAAACGGATGAGGAAATGATTCCTGGGGACAGGACAAGCAGATACTCGTGGCTGGACAGTCGGTCTGGCGGATCTCAAACCGTCCTCTTCGGCGTGCAGCAGCAAGCGGCGGTCGAGGATATGATGCTCAGACTGTTTGAGGAGCTGCAGGATGTCAAGAACATGATCCAAGTGTCCTCTTCCAAGCCTCTGTCCTGGTCAGCAAGAGGCAGAACGCTGTCGATCAAAGAGTCTCGCAGGCTAAACCAGCACCTCAATGTCAATGGAAATGAGCGCACCTCGAATTTGGAAGATGTTGTTTGCGAGGTTCAAGGGGCCTATTGCGTGTTACAGCGCTTGAAAGAGGATTGA